From the genome of Bubalus kerabau isolate K-KA32 ecotype Philippines breed swamp buffalo chromosome 13, PCC_UOA_SB_1v2, whole genome shotgun sequence:
TGGCAGGAGCTGCCCTTTCTGGGGACCGTCCTCCTGATTCTTCACTCCCCGCCCAGCAGGAGATGCTGACGCCTGTCGCCCTCTGCCCTGTGACAACGCAGCTGCTCCCAGCGGGCAAGCGTTCTTGGCCACCCCCCAGCGGGCCCTGCACCTGGCCACACGACCAGCTATGGTCAGTGCAGCATCCAGGGACAGGAGCGAGCGGAGTCTCCCCCTGGGAGTGAGCTCGGCCCCTCGAGAGCCTGCCATGTGCCAGGAAAAGGACACACCCTGGGTAGTGCCAGTCCAAAAAGGGTGGGGTGGCACACAGGACAGAACTGGGTGCCCAGCGCAAGGCATCCATCACTCTGCTTGCCCTGTGTGCCCACGAGCATCACAACTGCCTGCTGTAGGCACAGAGGATGGGGAAGGTTGTTACAGAGCATAATGGTGACAAAAGCTGGCTAAAACTAAGTGACTCTACTTTCAAAGGACCCTCAGGTTTCCCAGTCCTGGGGGTCTCCAGTGGATGTGCCCTCTGTATTCTCTCCCTGAGCACAATGTCATCACACTAACAGTCGAAAAGGTGGCTGCAATGCCTGCTCGGCCCAGGGGACCCACGGCAGCGGGACCTGGCCCACATACCTTCCTGGCATTTGGCACCACTGTGCCCTGGGGGGCAGATACAGCGGTAACCATTGATCTCATCCACGCAGGTCGCCCCGAAAGCACAAGGTGAAGACTGGCACTCGTTGATGTCTAGGAGAAATGGTCAAGTTTAGGCTCCAATGGGAGGCACCAATGCTTTTCTGATAAAATACACAGACAGGATCTGTAGGCCTAAGTATAGGCTGAGTGCATTTTCATCATGTGACCAGCACCCAAATGAAGAAATGATCATCAGTACTGCCAAAGTCTCCGGTCACCGCTACCCAAGGGTTACCACTAGACTGACTTCTAACAGCTTAGAACTTCTCATTAGGGGAAAcagcaatttttaattaaatgctcCTTTTCTCTGATAGTGTAATTTAGAGAACAATGGCCAGCAAAGATCTTGAAAAGGGTCAGCTAGCAAGTAtcttaggctttgtgggccatgtgGTCTCTTGTCCCAGCTGCTCAACTCTTGCAGCATGAAAGCAACCCTTGACAGTACATAAACAAGCTGTGGGtcaataaaactgtatttacaaaaacaggcagtgggccagatttggcccCCAGACCATAACCTGCCAATCCTTGATTCAGAAACATGAAATAGACACAAAGTCCCCCACCCAGtggagcccctggtggctcagtcagtagagTCTGCCAGAAGTGCAGgatacccgggttcaattcctgggtcaggaagacccgggaagatcctgagttgggaagaccccctggagaaggcaatggcaacccactccagtattcctgcctggagaatcccatggatggaggggcctggtgagctacagtccatggggtcacaaagagttggtcacgagtgagtgacttcactttcactgttctttTCCCCCACCCAGTAGTTCTTGAAGATCCAGACTTGGGGGCCTCAAGGAGGACCAGTTTAAAAGTTTAAACAATTATTGAGGGATaagaacacacacaaagaagCACAACTGatctataattttttttggcAAAAGAAAGGGCATgtaaaaaagtagggaaaaggcTCAGAATAAACTGTAAACTTCCTAAAAAACTGGATTTCCTGACCTCATTTTGTTTGAATCATTTCAGTGGGGCCTGATCAAGCCTTAGAAACCACAGCCTCAGCCCTTCCTGTGGCTGAGGTCTGAGGCTATGCATCCTTGCCCATGCTTCATGCTACCACAGGAGAAGCACACTTTTCTTATAGCCTCAGAGTAGATTAACCATCAGATGCTGTGGCCGAGGCTCTTCCCTCAGGAGTGAGGAGGGCTGTGCGCCCCAGGGAGAGTCCAGCCAGGGGCATCTTACTCCCAGCTGGAAGCAGGAGACTAATTGTCAAGGCTACTCAGAACCATGGCCATAACTGTTTTAGAGATGAAAACTCTTCGACTAAGGGGTGGGGAGATAGCAGTCAGAGGTGGTCCTTACTTATTCTGCAGTCGGGCCCAGCGAAGCCGGGGGCGCATTCACAGCGGTACCAGTTCTCACCATCCACGCATGTGCCACTGTTGTAACTACAAGAGCAAAGGCCACTTGGTTACCACCTCCCTGTCTGCCACTTCCCCCACCAAAGGCGGCCCCACACCGGTTATGATGGGCAGctctcagccctgcccacacGCACCAGTGCCTGGGTCCCACCCCCAGAGCGTGCAATTCACAGTTCCTGGTTGCAGGAGCTCTGGTTGCATCCCAGGCACTAAACCCTCCCCGGTGATTCCTGTGTACAGCCAAGTCTGAGCATCACTGCTCTAAACGCGGACACCATCTGACTGAAGTGTGGCCCACGAACTGGAGTGATGGGCACTGCCTGGGAGCTTGTTGGAAAGAAGGAATCTgcagcaacccccagctctcctgaATCAGAAGCTGGATTTTATATAGGAGGCCCACACTTGTCACCGCCAACAAGTGCCTGCATAACAGGGCGTCATGCTTACCAGGGATGAGGACTGCAGTCATTGGTGtctgcaaagtaaaaaaaaaaaaaaatttaaaaacttaacagCGAAGCCTTCTTAGCCCTAAGTGAAAACACCCGTGATTTCCACGATACCCAAATGATAAGGCTGTCATTAACGCCAGCAGGAGGAGCTTAAGGCCCCTGCTCAGCTGGAACCAGGCCCACATCACACTGCTGCCGTCACCGTGGGACACTCGTACACAGGAAGAGGCCCCgggagggctgggcagggggATGTGAGGATGGCTCTTGGTCAGACCAGGGCCGGGAAGCAAGCCGCCATCGAAGCCCACGAGTGAGATGCCAGTGGCCGTGGGTCCCTATGGACAGTCCCAGCCAAGCTGCTTTGACCGCGTGAAGATGGGCTTCGTGATGGGTTGCACCATGGGCACGGCAGCAGGGGCGCTCTTCAGCACCTTTTACTGTCTCAGGATGGGAATTCGGGGCCGGGAGCTGATGGGCAGCATCGGAAAAACCATGATGCAGAGTGGCGGCACCTTTGGCACATTCATGGCCATCGGGATGGGCATCCGATGCTAATCAGGGCAGTGGTTGCCCGCAACATCCACCCCTTCCCATCAGTTCCATCCCATGTGTACTGTAATAAAGCAAGTCTTTGAgtatttggaaaaagaaagaaagattaatCATAATGGAAACGATTCTACAGataaaaaatgtttctcttgTGGCCAAATGGGGCATTTTTGCCGGCGATGTCCTGCCAAGCAGGGACAACAAGCCGTGCCAATCAACCCCAGGTAGCTGGACCTCAGTTCCACCAccgcaacaatattaacccctgacgtgccggtTACTCcgattccaacgggagtggctggccccctacctgagggcattgtaggacttgtgctggggcgtagctcgctttcccTTTAAGGAATTTCGGTGGTGCCTGGTGCAGTAGATTCTCATTACACTggggaaattaaagttttgatctagccgcctactaaaactgtgcaaattaataaaggtcaaagaatagcacagcttttgcttttaccttattatcagacaggaaaaaccttgacttctcaagctagggGCCCCAGAGGATTTGGATCCAGCGATCTagctttttgggtgcaggaaattacagctcctaggcctttaaaagatcttttaattcaaggaaataaaatgtcagggctgttAGATACTGGAGCagacatctcttgcattgctagAAAAGATTGGCCCTCGTCCTGGCTGACACGCTTGACCAGTGCCAGCTTGGTAAGAATAGGGTCAGTGCCCTCGGTTGCTAAGAGCTCACAAATTTTGACATGGTCAGATGAGAAGGGGGCACAAGGCACTTTTTGTCCATATGTGGTTCCTTCACTACCTTTTTCTTTATGGGGGAGAGATATATTATCTCAGATGGGAATGCTTTTATATAGCCCAGATGAAAAGGTTACTAATCAAATGCTGCAAATGAGGTATAATCTTGATAAGGGGCCTGGTAAAGATCAGCAGAAAATTGTTTCTCCATTAGAGGTGGTCCCTAACAAGAATAGAGAAGGTCTGGGATATTCAAATTTACCCTAGAGGCTCTTGCTCTTGCTGCCGACCCTATTACCTGGAAATCTGATAATCCGGTATGGGTGGAACAATGGCCCTTAACAGCTGAAAAGCTATAGGCAGCTGAGGATTTAGTTATGGAACAACTGACAGCCAGCCATACAGAGCCTTCTAATAGCCCCTGGAAtactcctatttttgttattaagaaaaaatcaggaaaatggagATTCTTACAAGATTTGAGAGCTATAAACGCAACTATGGAAGACATAGGGGCCCTCCAGCCGGGcctcccttccccagtggctgtGCCTTTCCAGTATAATGTGATGGTTATAGACCTACAGAATTGTTTTGTTACCAGCCCCCTGGCTGTTCAGGATTGTAAAGGGTTTGCTTTCAGTCTCCCTTCAGCTAAAGGGAATGAAAAATAGCCTCATCTTGTGTCAGAAATTTGTAGACCAAGCTGTGCAAAATGCTAGAGGAAAGTATAAAGATCTATATTTGATACATTATATGGATGATATTTTGGCAGCTCATAAGGACAGAACCTTGTTACAACAAATTTTATCTGAATTGATTGAGGCCTTGGAAAGATGGGGTTTAAAGATAGCTCCAGATAAGATACAAGTAAatcctcctttttcttatttaggGAGGGTATTCAATACCCATACCGTGAGTCATGCCCCTTTGCAGCTGCGGAGAGATcatttactaactttaaatgatttccaaaaattattaggggacattaattgGATATGGCCACATTTAAAAcggactactgcagatttaaagcctttgtttgtttgcttaaaaagcaatcctaatcccagttctaagagaaagttgactaGTGAGGCAGAGTTGGCTCTTGTTAAAGTGGATGAGGCTTTAAATGATCAGTTgattaggattaatattaccagaGGATGGGGTTTAATTATTCTCGCCACAGAGCATACACCTACAGGATGCTTGTGTCAAGAAGGCCCATTGGAATGgctccatctaccagtgaccccaagaaaaatagttttatcttatcctaGCTTGGTGGCACGATTAATtataaaaggtagaaaaagaagtgtggaactttttggaaaagaagtagcaaatatagtGATTtcattcaataaggatcaactgcaatttcttttacaaaatagtgatgattgacAAGTTGCCCTGATaagatttcaggggtcaaattttgtttcatttgctctcAAGCCCCCTACTGCATTTTTTGAAAGCACATCCAGTGATTTTTCTGAAGAAATTTTCTATTCAACCTTTGGAAGGGGCAATTTTAGTTTTAACAGATGGTTCCTCTAATGGTAAAGCAGTCACGATTAttgatggaaaatcccatgttcaGGTAACTGAAGAGACATTGGCCCAGAGAGCTGAGTTGAGGGCGGTTATTTGGGCTTTTCAACATTTAAGAGACCACACCTTCAATCTTCTGACTGACTCCCgatatattgtagggtttttTCCTCATATTGAGACTGCCaatattccagaaaataaaactaccatcttctccttgttatttgATTTACAGAAGGAGATTAAGCATAGAGATaagaaatattttgtgggacatattaGAGCCCATTCTGGCTTGCCCAGCCCTTtgcatgaaggaaatgctttggctgATGCATTAACTAAAGTAATTGCTTTAAACTTACATGAAAAGATTgacaaggccaaaaattctcacaaaattcatcatcaaaatgcagctggtttaaGGTAtgaatttcatatctctagggaaacagctagagaaatagttatgtccaaattgccCAATATTTAATCCATCTCCACCATTAGGAGTAAATCCCCGAGGCCTTAGGCCTAATGCTCTCTGGCAAATGGACGTAACTCATATCCCGgcctttggaaaactgtcctttgtgcATGTTACCCTGGAtaccttttctcatgttattaCAGCCTCTGGTAGATCAGGTGAAGCAACAAGAGATGTAATTCAGCACTTATTTCAATGCTTTTCCCAAATAGGACTCCCCGAACAGATAAAAACAGATAATGCCCCAGTTTATACTTCTGCTGCTTTTAAGAGATTTTGTCAACAATTATCCATAGTACATTCAACAGGAATACCTTATAATCCCCAAGGCCAAGCCATAGTGGAAAGGGCGCACCAGACTTTAAAAAGTCAGATAGCTAAATGGAGACAGGGAGAATTTAAATATTCCTCTCCACATCATGTTTTACATCATGCTTTGTAATTAATCATTTAAACGtggacacacaggggcagactgcAATGACGAGACACTGGACTCCTGAAGGGGCTACGACTTGGCCTCCGGATAGGTGAAAAGACCTCCTTACAGGAGAGAGGAAAGGGCCGGATATAccgctaacttgtgggagagggtacgCTTGTGTGTGTCCACAGGATTCCACTTCTCCTGTTTGGACCCCTGAGGTTACTAAAATCCCTGGGGTCCTGGAGTCCGGGACCGAGGAAGGATGGGGAGACCAGAAGCTCGTCGGGTCCAGACCTGAGGGAGCCAAGGAAACGCCAAAGGGCCAGTGACCCTTCGCCTGAGGCTTCACCGCTAGTATGTCACTTCAGGCACCTGGCGCTTCAGGAGAGACGTGCTGATCGAGCTCAACCCTATTCTGCCCCACCTCGTCACTGTCATCGTACTTAAACAACCACCTCCAGCACGGTACCAACTTGGGGCCAGCTAAAACATCTCGCTCAGTGGGCTGAAGAATTAACAGAAAGGGGGAGATATGAGGCTACTCCTATGATAATGTTTGTGGCTATGCTTGCTGTGTTGGCTTGTCAGCCGAGGCCCTCCAGTGAAGAAAAGGTTCACTGGGCCTATTTGCCTAATCCACCTTCTTTCCAGCCTGCTGATTGGATGAATGAGCCCATTCGTGTTTTTGTTAATGATACTCTTCTTTTTGccaagttttgccaagaaaatgcactgttcatagcaaacaccctcttccaacaacacaagagaagactctacacatggacatcaccagatggtcaacaccgaaatcagattgattatattctttgcagccaaagatggagaagctctatacagtcagcaaaaacaagaccaggagctgactgaggctcagatcatgaactccttattgccaaattcagacttaaattgaagaaagtatggaaagccactagatcattcaggtatgacctaaatcaaatcccttatgattatacagtggaagtgagaaacagatttaagggattagatctgatagatacagtgcctgatgaactatggactaaggttcgtgacattgtacaggagacagggatcaagaccatccccatggaaaagaaaggcaaaaaagcaaaatggctgtctggggaggccttacaaatagctgtgaaaagaagagaagcgaaaagcaaaggagaaaaggaaagatataaacatctgaatgcagagttccaaagaatagcaagaagagataagaaagccttcctcagtgatcaaagcaaagaaatagaggaaaacaacagaatggcaaagactagagatctcttcaagaaaattagagataccaagggaacatttcatgcaaagatgagctcgataaaggacagaaatggcatggacctaacagaagcagaagacattaagaagaggtggcaagaatacacagaagaactgtacaaaaaagatcttcacgacacagataatcacaatggtgtgatcactgacctagagccagacatcctggaatgtgaagtcaagtgggccttagaaagcatcactatgaacaaagctagtggaggtgatagaattccagttgagctattccaaatcctgaaagatgatgctgtgaaagtgctgcactcaatatgccagcaaatttggaaaactcagcagtggccacaggactggaaaaggtcagttttcatcccaatcccaaagaaaggcaatgccaaagaatgctcaaactactgcacaattgcactcatctcacacgctagtaaagtaatgctcaaaattctccaagccaggcttcagcaatacgtgaaccgtgaacctccagttgttcaagctggttttagaaaaggcagaggaaccagagaccaaattgccaacatctgctggatcatggaaaaagcaagagagttccagaaaaacatctatttctgctttattgactatgccaaagcctctgactgtgtggatcacaataaactgtggaaaattctgaaagagatgggaataccagaccacctgacctgcctcttgagaaacctatatgcaggtcaggaagcaacagttagaactggacatggaacaacagactggttccaaataggaaagagagtatgtcaaggctgtatattgtcaccctgcttgttatatgcagagtacatcatgagaaatgctgggctggaagaagcacaagctggaatcaagattgccggaagaaatatcaataacctcagatatgcagataacaccacccttatggcagaaagtgaagaggaactaaaaagcctcttgatgaaagtgaaagaggagagtgaaaaagtaggcttaaaactcaacattcagaaaacgaagatcatggcatctggtcccatcacttgatgggaaatagatggggaaacagtggaaacagtggcagactttatttttttgggctccaaaatcactacagatggtgactgcagccatgaaattaaaagatacttactccttggaagaaaagttatgaccaacttagatagcatattcaaaagcagagaaattactttgccaacaaaggtccgttcagtcaaggctatggtttttccgtatggatgtgagagttggactgtgaagaaagctaagcgctgaagaattgatgcttttgaactgtggtgttggagaagactcttgagagtcccttaggactgcaaggagatccaaccagtccattctgaaggagatcagccctgagatttctttggaaggaatgatgctaaagctgaaactccagtactttggccacctcatgcgaagagttgactcattggaaaagactctgatgctgggagggattgggggcaggaggagaaggggacaacagaggatgagatggctggatggcatcactgactcgatggacgtgagtctcagtgaactccgggagttggtgatggacagggaggcctggcgtgctgtgattcatggggtcgccaagagtcggacatgactgagcgactgaactgaactcttcttTTGGGCGGGGCTTCCATCTATCCTAATAATGTTAAAACAGTGGTCGGCACTCCCTTCAATTTTTCAGGCGTGTCCATAGCTTCCTTTCTACAAGAAGCAGCTCCAGTTTTGAATGGATGCGTTAGCACTTCCTTGAAAGGCATGCTTACTGATTCTCCGAGAAGTGATGGCAAGAGAGACTTTTGGTCTTTACAGCTGCTGATGCCAGGGGGTGCAAGAAAGACTATTTGATGCCTAAAAAAGGCAGCCCCTCATTTAAAGGACTATCCGAGCTGTGCACTCCCCACTTTGGACTCTGATGAACAAGGACTACAGGCTTGGGAAAGCATAAGCAGAATTTCTGGCTTTCCTCATTGGAAAGAATGCATGTACGCCATAAAGTTACCTATTCCCATTGCTGCCACCATTTTCTGACCGAATGGGGGTGCCCCTATCTTTTGAATCAATGATGGGGCTTGATTTATGTAGAACCTTATAGGTCCACATGGAATAATTCATTTCTCCCTATGGCTTTAGTAATTACTAGGTGGCATGCTAATGGATGGGTTCCTCCTAATAGTGAGCTTCGATGGGACGGGTCCCATGCAGCCTGAGTTATGGAAAGCACTGGCTGCTATGGCCCTGTGATTTTACATAGACCTTTAAAtgaacaaagatatattgtacaggCCTGTGTACATTCTCCCTATGCCTTTTTGTTGGCCAGAAATCAGAGTGATTTGGAAGTTTCTGAAGGAGAAACtgtttacaatgttatatgtgtGAATTGTTTTATATTAAATTGTGTTGATGGGAATGATTATAATTATAAGGCTGTGATGATTGTAAAGCAACCACCATATTTGATGGTCCCTGTAAAATTAGAGGGACAATGGTTTGATGATTATGCATTGAAAGTTTTATATGAACTTAATGGCTTAATTTCTCGACCTAAGAGATTCATTGCAGCTCTGGTTGTGGGAATAACTGCCTTGATTGCCATAATTGCATCAGTTACGGTTTCTGCTGTTGCCCTGTCAAAAGAAGTGCATATGGCCTCGTTTGTTGATCAGCTGTCCAAAAATGTCTCTGTAGCTCTTACTACACAGGaaattatagataagaaaataaaaaataaggtcaATGCTTTAGAAGAAGCAGTTTTGCTTATGGGGCaagaaattacaaatttaaaaattaaattgtcttTAAGGTGCCATGCTGAATTTAAATGGATGTGTGTTACCCCTCTACAAGTGAATGAGCCCATGCATCTGGAATCATTCAGATTTTAGTATTGATATTTCTAAGTTACATCAGGATATTCAGAATAT
Proteins encoded in this window:
- the LOC129625283 gene encoding reactive oxygen species modulator 1-like, which produces MPVAVGPYGQSQPSCFDRVKMGFVMGCTMGTAAGALFSTFYCLRMGIRGRELMGSIGKTMMQSGGTFGTFMAIGMGIRC